One Bradyrhizobium diazoefficiens DNA window includes the following coding sequences:
- the fliP gene encoding flagellar type III secretion system pore protein FliP (The bacterial flagellar biogenesis protein FliP forms a type III secretion system (T3SS)-type pore required for flagellar assembly.): protein MRLPSFPRRVFFFSVLTAATSLASLAHAQDISINLGSQGGGGVTERAIQLIALLTVLSIAPSILIMMTSFTRIVVVLSLLRTAMGTATAPPNSVILALAMFLTFFVMGPVLQKSYDDGIRPLVANQISVEDALQRASVPLRGFMQKNVREKDLKLFLDLSGEPPPATPDELALRILVPAFMISELKRAFEIGFLLFLPFLIIDLVVASVLMSMGMMMLPPATISLPFKLIFFVLVDGWSLVAGSLVQSYGG, encoded by the coding sequence GTGAGGCTGCCGTCCTTCCCGCGTAGAGTATTCTTTTTTTCTGTCCTGACCGCCGCGACGTCGCTCGCGAGCCTCGCGCATGCGCAGGACATCAGCATCAATCTCGGCAGCCAGGGCGGCGGCGGCGTCACCGAGCGCGCGATCCAGCTGATCGCGCTGCTCACGGTGCTGTCGATCGCGCCGTCGATCCTGATCATGATGACGTCGTTCACGCGCATCGTGGTCGTGCTGTCGCTGTTGCGCACCGCGATGGGCACAGCGACCGCGCCGCCCAACTCGGTGATCCTCGCGCTGGCGATGTTCCTCACCTTCTTCGTGATGGGGCCGGTGCTGCAAAAATCCTACGACGACGGCATCCGCCCGCTCGTCGCCAACCAGATCAGTGTCGAGGACGCGCTCCAGCGCGCCTCCGTGCCCTTACGCGGCTTCATGCAGAAGAACGTGCGCGAGAAGGACCTGAAGCTGTTCCTCGATCTCTCCGGCGAGCCGCCGCCGGCGACGCCCGACGAGCTCGCACTGCGCATCCTCGTCCCCGCCTTCATGATCTCCGAGCTGAAGCGCGCCTTCGAGATCGGCTTCCTGCTGTTCCTTCCCTTCCTGATCATCGACCTCGTCGTCGCCTCGGTGCTGATGTCGATGGGCATGATGATGCTGCCGCCTGCGACAATCTCGCTGCCGTTCAAGCTGATCTTCTTCGTGCTGGTCGACGGCTGGTCGCTGGTAGCGGGGAGTCTGGTGCAGAGTTACGGAGGATAG
- a CDS encoding flagellar biosynthetic protein FliO: protein MNGSPITFIVAFIVVLALIGVAAWLVRRFATTRLGANTQRGRMPRLAVIDAAAVDGRRRLVLVRRDNVEHLLMIGGPTDIVVEPNIVRAAAGRDQIPQRPSAAEPPRLAPMPDAGSWADEAPRPEVLDHPEPQMPEPPPRPARPSFADEVRRPAPVMAERRSEPLLGGFSPEPTAPRPEREPRPEPMPPRVARNESPLMPRPPRQSEPVKVPPVRAERAPAPPPPLPQAPPVPPPAVAAAPSSAEQNLAEMAQRLEAALRRPAGETIAPPVAPDAPPPRAARVEPPSPPAPPARPAAEKSSFENLEDEMASLLGRPKPSS from the coding sequence ATGAACGGTAGCCCTATCACCTTCATTGTCGCGTTCATCGTCGTTCTGGCGTTGATCGGCGTCGCCGCGTGGCTGGTCCGCCGATTCGCGACCACCCGGCTCGGCGCCAACACCCAGCGCGGCAGGATGCCCCGGCTTGCCGTGATCGACGCGGCGGCGGTCGATGGTCGCCGGCGCCTGGTGCTGGTCCGCCGTGACAATGTCGAACATCTCCTGATGATCGGCGGCCCGACCGACATCGTCGTTGAACCGAACATCGTGCGCGCCGCAGCCGGCCGCGACCAGATTCCGCAACGCCCCAGCGCTGCCGAGCCGCCGCGCCTGGCCCCGATGCCCGATGCCGGCAGCTGGGCCGACGAAGCACCACGGCCCGAAGTGCTCGACCATCCCGAGCCGCAAATGCCCGAGCCGCCGCCGCGGCCCGCACGTCCGTCCTTCGCCGACGAAGTCCGCAGGCCGGCGCCGGTCATGGCCGAGCGCCGCAGCGAGCCGCTGCTCGGCGGCTTTTCGCCTGAACCGACCGCACCACGTCCCGAGCGTGAGCCCCGTCCCGAGCCGATGCCGCCGCGCGTTGCACGCAACGAATCGCCACTGATGCCGCGTCCGCCGCGCCAGAGCGAGCCGGTGAAGGTGCCGCCGGTGCGTGCCGAGCGTGCGCCCGCACCGCCTCCGCCCTTGCCGCAGGCTCCGCCGGTTCCGCCGCCGGCCGTTGCTGCCGCGCCATCGAGTGCCGAACAGAATCTCGCCGAGATGGCCCAGCGCCTCGAGGCGGCCCTGCGCCGTCCGGCCGGCGAGACCATCGCCCCTCCGGTCGCGCCGGATGCGCCTCCGCCGCGCGCCGCGCGCGTCGAGCCGCCGTCACCTCCGGCTCCGCCGGCGAGGCCTGCTGCGGAGAAGTCCAGCTTTGAGAATCTCGAAGACGAGATGGCCTCGCTGCTCGGCCGTCCGAAGCCGTCTTCGTGA
- the flgB gene encoding flagellar basal body rod protein FlgB, producing the protein MSINDLPVLSALRTKMQWHQERQRVLSENVSNSDTPNFRPRELVEPKFDKTGAPAGSMGPLAMTVTSASHMTPSGAPSSFDQNKNAGFETRPAGNAVNLEEEMTKSANNQMDYAAVTSLYAKSLHLLKTAIGKG; encoded by the coding sequence ATGTCCATCAACGATCTTCCGGTGCTCTCGGCGCTTCGCACCAAGATGCAGTGGCACCAGGAACGCCAGCGCGTCCTGTCCGAGAACGTCTCCAATTCCGACACGCCCAATTTCCGGCCGCGCGAGCTGGTCGAGCCGAAATTCGACAAGACCGGCGCTCCGGCAGGCTCGATGGGGCCCCTGGCCATGACTGTCACCAGCGCCTCCCACATGACGCCGTCAGGCGCGCCCTCGAGCTTCGACCAGAACAAGAATGCGGGTTTCGAGACCCGCCCTGCGGGCAATGCCGTCAATCTCGAAGAGGAGATGACCAAGTCCGCCAACAACCAGATGGATTATGCGGCGGTGACCTCGCTCTATGCGAAGAGCCTGCATCTCCTGAAGACCGCGATCGGTAAAGGCTAG
- the flgC gene encoding flagellar basal body rod protein FlgC, translating into MANDSSDFARSMAIATSGLRAQAGRMRVISENIANADSTSSTAGGDPYRRKVPTFSSALDRTLDAQVVTLGKIKPDQSNFRVKYEPSNPAADASGNVKYPNVNSVVEMTDMRDAQRSYEANVNIISATRRMIQRTLDILKS; encoded by the coding sequence ATGGCGAATGACAGCAGCGACTTTGCCCGTTCAATGGCGATCGCAACCTCGGGGTTGCGGGCGCAGGCCGGGCGCATGCGGGTGATCTCGGAAAACATCGCGAATGCGGATTCGACCTCGTCCACCGCGGGCGGCGATCCCTATCGGCGCAAGGTGCCGACGTTCTCCTCGGCGCTCGACCGCACGCTCGACGCGCAGGTCGTGACGCTCGGCAAGATCAAGCCCGACCAGTCCAACTTCCGCGTCAAATACGAGCCGAGCAATCCGGCGGCGGATGCCAGCGGCAACGTCAAATACCCCAACGTGAATTCAGTGGTCGAGATGACCGACATGCGCGATGCGCAGCGGTCCTACGAGGCCAATGTCAACATCATCAGTGCGACGCGCAGGATGATCCAGCGCACGCTCGACATCCTCAAGAGCTGA
- the fliE gene encoding flagellar hook-basal body complex protein FliE, producing the protein MATPSIAANAYANLARVLENGGAGKGSEASGQSFASLLKDAVGSVMESGRKSDAQTVAMAAGKANVMDVVTAVADTDVAVSTLVSVRDRVIAAYEDIMKMPI; encoded by the coding sequence ATGGCAACACCGTCAATCGCCGCCAATGCCTATGCCAACCTTGCCCGCGTGCTGGAAAACGGCGGCGCCGGCAAGGGCAGCGAGGCGAGCGGGCAGTCCTTTGCATCGCTGCTAAAAGACGCCGTCGGCAGCGTGATGGAGTCCGGCCGCAAATCGGACGCACAGACCGTGGCGATGGCCGCCGGCAAGGCCAACGTGATGGACGTGGTGACGGCGGTCGCCGACACCGACGTCGCGGTGTCCACGCTGGTGTCGGTCCGCGATCGCGTGATCGCGGCGTATGAAGACATCATGAAGATGCCGATCTGA
- the fliQ gene encoding flagellar biosynthesis protein FliQ, giving the protein MTGPETLDVARDAIWTIVIVSSPLMVVGLVVGVIVSLFQALTQIQEQTLVYVPKILAIFATLLLALPFMADALHSHMLRISSRIIGG; this is encoded by the coding sequence ATGACCGGACCTGAGACCCTCGACGTCGCCCGCGATGCGATCTGGACCATCGTGATCGTATCCTCGCCACTGATGGTGGTCGGGCTCGTAGTCGGCGTGATCGTGTCGCTGTTCCAGGCGCTGACCCAGATCCAGGAGCAGACGCTGGTCTATGTGCCGAAGATTTTGGCCATCTTCGCCACGCTGCTATTGGCGCTACCGTTCATGGCCGACGCGCTTCACTCCCACATGCTGCGGATCTCGTCGCGAATCATCGGCGGCTGA
- the fliR gene encoding flagellar biosynthetic protein FliR: MRIDVSLLPALAAAFMLAFARIGAMVMLLPGLGETNIPTRVKLAIALLLTLIILPLHRNAYHVDMGSLAPMLVLMLHEIVIGIVLGATARVTLSALQVAGAVIAQQMGLGFVTSVDPTQGQQGVLVGNFLTMLGVTLLFATDSHHLVIAALNDSYAIFAPGETVSSGDVAALATRAFSAAFLLGLQLSGPFLVFGLVFNIGLGVLARLMPQMQVYFVGVPLSIFAGFMVLAVVLTAMMGTYLDYFIGVMHQMMPLK; encoded by the coding sequence ATGCGCATCGACGTCTCGCTGCTGCCGGCGCTCGCCGCGGCCTTCATGCTCGCTTTCGCCCGGATCGGCGCGATGGTGATGCTGCTGCCGGGGCTCGGCGAGACCAACATCCCGACGCGGGTGAAGCTGGCGATCGCGCTTCTGCTCACGCTGATCATCCTGCCGCTGCATCGCAACGCCTATCATGTCGACATGGGCTCGCTTGCGCCGATGCTGGTGCTGATGCTGCATGAGATCGTGATCGGCATCGTGCTCGGGGCGACCGCGCGCGTGACGCTGTCGGCGCTCCAGGTCGCAGGCGCGGTGATCGCGCAGCAGATGGGGCTGGGCTTCGTCACCTCGGTCGATCCGACGCAGGGGCAACAGGGCGTTCTGGTCGGAAACTTCCTGACCATGCTGGGCGTGACGCTGCTGTTTGCCACCGACAGCCATCATCTGGTGATCGCGGCGCTGAACGACAGCTATGCAATCTTTGCGCCGGGGGAGACCGTCTCGAGCGGCGACGTTGCCGCGCTCGCGACGCGGGCCTTCTCCGCAGCGTTCCTGCTCGGCTTGCAGCTTTCGGGGCCGTTCCTAGTCTTCGGCCTCGTCTTCAATATCGGGCTCGGCGTGCTGGCGCGGCTGATGCCGCAGATGCAGGTCTATTTCGTCGGCGTGCCGCTGTCGATCTTCGCGGGCTTCATGGTGCTGGCCGTGGTGCTCACGGCGATGATGGGCACCTATCTCGACTATTTCATCGGTGTCATGCACCAGATGATGCCGCTGAAATAA
- the flhB gene encoding flagellar biosynthesis protein FlhB, with protein sequence MAEDNDPESQTEDPTQKRLEQALERGDVAKSQEINTWFMIAGGTLVVSTFSGSVGSGLLTPLRNLLANSWMIKTDPGNLLALMQQVELAVFAAVGVPLLMLVIAAIAGNMLQHRLVWSAESLTPKFSKLSPAAGFKRIFGKQAAANFLKGIGKLVVLGVVMTTILWPERHRMEAMVHLDPMAMLGASTSMTVHLLGAVVAALAIIAIGDYFFQYRSWFQRQKMSLQEIKEEFKQSEGDPHIKGKLRQLRQQRSRKRMMAAVPKASVIITNPTHYSVALSYERGMSAPICVAKGVDNLAFKIREIAREHDIPIVENVPLARALYATVEIDQEIPLEHYHAVAEVIGYVMKMKRGFSAARQ encoded by the coding sequence ATGGCGGAAGACAACGATCCAGAGAGTCAAACAGAAGACCCGACACAAAAACGTCTCGAACAGGCGCTCGAACGCGGCGACGTCGCCAAGAGCCAGGAGATCAACACCTGGTTCATGATCGCGGGTGGCACGCTCGTGGTCTCGACCTTTTCCGGGTCGGTCGGCAGCGGGCTGCTGACCCCGTTGCGCAACCTGCTCGCCAATTCCTGGATGATCAAGACCGACCCCGGGAACCTGCTCGCGCTGATGCAGCAGGTCGAACTCGCGGTGTTCGCGGCGGTCGGCGTGCCGCTCCTGATGCTGGTGATCGCGGCCATTGCCGGCAACATGCTCCAGCACCGGCTGGTGTGGTCGGCCGAATCCCTCACGCCCAAGTTCAGCAAGCTGTCACCGGCCGCGGGCTTCAAGCGCATCTTCGGCAAGCAGGCGGCCGCGAATTTTCTCAAGGGAATTGGCAAGCTCGTCGTGCTCGGCGTGGTCATGACCACGATCCTGTGGCCCGAGCGGCACCGCATGGAGGCGATGGTCCATCTCGATCCGATGGCCATGCTGGGTGCCTCCACCAGCATGACCGTCCATCTGCTCGGCGCGGTGGTCGCCGCGCTCGCGATCATCGCCATTGGCGACTATTTCTTCCAGTATCGCAGCTGGTTCCAGCGGCAGAAGATGTCGCTCCAGGAAATCAAGGAAGAGTTCAAGCAGTCCGAAGGCGATCCTCACATCAAGGGCAAGCTCAGGCAATTGCGGCAGCAGCGCTCCAGGAAGCGCATGATGGCGGCGGTTCCCAAGGCCTCGGTGATCATCACCAACCCGACCCACTATTCGGTGGCGTTGTCCTACGAGCGCGGCATGTCTGCGCCGATTTGCGTCGCCAAAGGCGTCGACAACCTCGCTTTCAAGATCCGGGAGATCGCGCGCGAGCATGACATCCCGATCGTCGAGAACGTGCCGCTGGCCCGCGCGCTCTACGCCACCGTCGAGATCGACCAGGAAATCCCCCTGGAGCACTACCATGCGGTCGCCGAAGTCATCGGCTACGTTATGAAGATGAAGCGCGGTTTTAGCGCCGCGCGGCAATAA
- the cckA gene encoding cell cycle histidine kinase CckA gives MTAETDHDLSREPVAAHEPSPRSGSIALVLLVATGLVAVAIGLMTLGRAQAQPYILGILAVLAMIGLFNLFAFAAGIIRFVDRNLDDPVMGRIADHAFDGLAVTDPRGHVVYSNAAYLTLTGASGPQDVRPVERVFIGNPDVSEAVFRLLKAAREGKRQQEEVRISGLDGSQGRWLRMRVRPLGTGKRETRYAVWSIADITRDRERQEDVFQELQHAIEYLDHAPCGFFSVNPAGELAYVNATLANWLDYDLAEIGSGGLKLADIVSGDGASLLSAIVAVPGEVKTEVFDIDLRMRTGKTMPVRLYHKLAFGADGAPGPSRTLVISRARDERSDPDRAAEVRFMRFFDHTPMAIATVDRGGNVVRANARYAKLAQGLGLDSASKSIFRAINARDRHLLIAAINQAAEGKADIAPVEVALEGAKERWGQFFVTPVDAAEHDAEAAIVHMLETTERRALENQINQSQKMETVGQLAGGIAHDFNNVLSAIMMANDFLLNAHKPTDPSFQDIMQIKQNATRAATLVRQLLAFSRRQTLRPQVLDLGDALSDLTMLLRRLIGEKVKLDLIHGRDLWPVKVDVSQFEQVIVNLAVNARDAMPDGGKLIIRTANVATDEAGKLAHKGMPAADYVRIEVADTGTGIPADIRDKIFEPFFSTKEVGKGTGLGLSTVYGIVKQTGGFIYVDSEPGQGTSFHIFLPRHHAEPEVQVEQPVVAAGAAKDAASAAVEAKPRTDLTGQGTILLVEDEEGLRALNARGLRSRGYTVVEAENGVEAMEMLEEQSGGIDLVVSDVVMPEMDGPTLLKAMREKNPDIRFIFVSGYAEDAFEKSLPEGQQFDFLPKPFTLSQLVAAVKETMTKQG, from the coding sequence ATGACCGCCGAGACTGACCACGACCTGTCACGCGAGCCCGTTGCGGCGCATGAGCCGTCGCCGCGCTCGGGCAGTATTGCGCTGGTGCTGCTGGTGGCAACCGGCCTTGTCGCGGTGGCGATCGGGCTGATGACGCTCGGGCGCGCGCAGGCGCAGCCCTATATCCTCGGCATCCTCGCCGTGCTGGCCATGATCGGCCTGTTCAACCTGTTCGCCTTCGCGGCCGGCATCATCCGCTTCGTCGACCGCAATCTCGACGATCCCGTGATGGGGCGCATCGCCGATCACGCCTTCGACGGTCTCGCAGTGACCGATCCGCGCGGCCATGTGGTCTATTCCAACGCGGCCTATCTGACGCTGACCGGCGCCTCGGGCCCGCAGGATGTGCGCCCGGTGGAACGCGTTTTCATCGGCAATCCTGATGTCTCCGAGGCCGTGTTCCGCCTGCTCAAGGCCGCGCGCGAAGGCAAGCGGCAGCAGGAAGAGGTGCGCATCTCCGGCCTTGACGGCAGCCAGGGCCGCTGGCTGCGCATGCGGGTGCGTCCGCTCGGCACGGGAAAGCGCGAGACGAGATATGCGGTGTGGTCGATCGCCGATATCACCCGCGATCGCGAGCGCCAGGAGGACGTGTTCCAGGAGCTCCAGCACGCGATCGAATATCTCGATCACGCGCCGTGCGGCTTCTTCTCGGTCAATCCGGCCGGCGAGCTCGCTTACGTCAATGCGACGCTGGCGAACTGGCTCGACTACGACCTCGCCGAAATCGGTTCGGGCGGGTTGAAGCTCGCCGACATCGTCTCCGGCGACGGTGCTTCGCTGCTCAGCGCGATCGTGGCGGTGCCAGGCGAGGTCAAGACCGAAGTCTTCGACATCGATTTGCGCATGCGGACCGGCAAGACCATGCCGGTCCGGCTCTATCACAAGCTCGCCTTCGGTGCGGACGGCGCGCCGGGGCCGTCGCGCACGCTGGTCATCAGCCGTGCCCGCGACGAACGCAGCGATCCCGACCGCGCCGCCGAAGTGCGCTTCATGCGCTTCTTCGACCACACGCCGATGGCGATCGCCACTGTCGATCGCGGCGGCAACGTGGTGCGCGCCAACGCGCGTTACGCCAAGCTCGCGCAGGGCCTCGGGCTCGACAGCGCCAGCAAGTCGATCTTCCGCGCCATCAACGCACGTGACCGCCATTTGCTGATCGCGGCCATCAACCAGGCCGCCGAAGGCAAGGCCGACATCGCGCCGGTCGAAGTGGCGCTGGAGGGCGCCAAGGAGCGCTGGGGGCAGTTCTTCGTCACGCCGGTCGATGCGGCCGAGCACGATGCGGAAGCTGCGATCGTGCACATGCTCGAGACCACCGAGCGGCGCGCACTGGAAAACCAGATCAACCAGTCGCAGAAGATGGAGACGGTCGGCCAGCTCGCCGGCGGCATCGCCCACGACTTCAACAACGTGCTCTCCGCCATCATGATGGCGAACGACTTCCTGCTGAATGCGCACAAGCCGACCGATCCGTCGTTCCAGGACATCATGCAGATCAAGCAGAACGCGACGCGTGCTGCGACCCTGGTGCGGCAGCTGCTCGCCTTCTCGCGGCGGCAGACCCTGCGGCCGCAGGTGCTCGATCTCGGCGATGCGCTGTCCGATCTCACCATGCTGCTGCGCCGGCTGATCGGCGAGAAGGTCAAGCTCGACCTGATCCACGGCCGCGATCTCTGGCCGGTGAAGGTCGACGTGTCCCAGTTCGAGCAAGTGATCGTCAATCTCGCGGTGAACGCGCGCGACGCCATGCCCGACGGCGGCAAGCTGATCATCCGCACCGCCAATGTCGCGACCGACGAGGCGGGCAAGCTCGCCCACAAGGGCATGCCGGCGGCCGATTATGTGCGGATCGAGGTCGCCGACACCGGCACCGGCATCCCCGCCGATATCCGCGACAAGATTTTCGAGCCGTTCTTCTCCACCAAGGAAGTCGGCAAGGGCACCGGCCTAGGCCTCTCGACCGTCTACGGCATCGTCAAGCAGACCGGCGGCTTCATCTACGTCGATTCCGAGCCGGGGCAGGGCACTTCGTTCCACATCTTCCTGCCGCGCCATCACGCCGAGCCCGAAGTGCAGGTCGAGCAGCCGGTGGTGGCGGCCGGCGCGGCGAAGGACGCCGCGTCCGCGGCCGTGGAGGCGAAGCCCCGCACCGATCTCACGGGCCAGGGCACCATCCTGCTGGTCGAGGACGAAGAGGGCCTGCGCGCGCTCAACGCCCGCGGCCTGCGCTCGCGTGGCTACACCGTTGTGGAGGCCGAGAACGGCGTCGAGGCGATGGAGATGCTGGAAGAGCAGAGCGGCGGGATCGATCTGGTCGTCTCCGACGTCGTGATGCCGGAGATGGACGGGCCGACCTTGCTCAAGGCGATGCGGGAGAAAAACCCCGACATCCGGTTCATCTTCGTCTCCGGCTACGCTGAAGACGCCTTCGAGAAGAGCCTGCCCGAGGGCCAGCAGTTCGACTTCCTGCCAAAGCCGTTCACGCTCAGCCAGCTCGTGGCGGCGGTGAAGGAGACGATGACGAAGCAGGGGTAA
- a CDS encoding Tim44 domain-containing protein, which yields MPGIWETNMNFSQWSRSLVKTIAVVLALALPTALAISSADARVGGGFSSGSRGSRTFSAPPSTTTSPGSTSQFNRTFTQPGAGMNSAAPARGGLFGRGGGFLGGLAAGFLGAGLLGMLFGGGLFGGLGGLSSILGLIIQIVLVVFVVRLAMSWWQRRNAPQAAYAGAADGGTGSQTSYRSGLGGGFGLGASNNAPLEIKPDDYEAFERLLGDIQVAWSNEDAAKLHTLATPEMVSYFERDLADNRARNAINKVTNVKLLQGDLAEAWREGETDYATVALRFALTDKTVDRNTGAIVAGSEQPSEVTEVWTFARRPGSAWELSAIQQTN from the coding sequence ATGCCGGGGATTTGGGAAACGAACATGAATTTCTCGCAATGGTCCCGCAGTCTCGTGAAGACGATTGCCGTCGTTCTGGCGCTCGCGCTGCCGACGGCGCTTGCGATCTCCTCCGCTGACGCCCGCGTCGGCGGCGGCTTCTCGTCGGGTTCGCGCGGTTCGCGGACCTTCTCGGCCCCGCCGTCGACCACGACCTCGCCGGGCTCGACCTCGCAGTTCAACCGCACCTTCACCCAGCCGGGCGCCGGCATGAACTCGGCCGCGCCCGCGCGCGGCGGCCTGTTCGGCCGCGGCGGCGGCTTCCTGGGTGGTCTTGCCGCCGGCTTCCTCGGCGCAGGCCTTCTGGGCATGCTGTTCGGTGGCGGTCTGTTCGGCGGCCTCGGCGGCCTGTCGTCGATCCTGGGCCTGATCATCCAGATCGTGCTCGTCGTCTTCGTGGTGCGGCTGGCGATGTCCTGGTGGCAGCGCCGCAACGCGCCGCAGGCGGCCTATGCCGGTGCTGCTGATGGCGGTACCGGTTCGCAGACGAGCTATCGCAGCGGCCTCGGTGGCGGCTTCGGCTTGGGCGCCAGCAACAATGCGCCGCTCGAGATCAAGCCGGACGATTACGAGGCGTTCGAGCGCCTGCTTGGCGACATCCAGGTCGCGTGGTCGAATGAGGACGCGGCAAAACTGCATACGCTCGCGACGCCGGAAATGGTCTCCTACTTCGAGAGGGATCTCGCAGACAACCGCGCGCGCAATGCAATCAACAAGGTGACAAACGTCAAGCTGTTGCAGGGCGACCTCGCGGAAGCCTGGCGCGAAGGCGAGACCGACTATGCGACGGTGGCGTTGCGCTTCGCCCTCACCGACAAGACGGTCGACCGCAACACCGGCGCGATCGTCGCCGGCAGCGAGCAGCCAAGCGAGGTCACCGAGGTCTGGACGTTCGCCCGCCGCCCGGGCAGCGCCTGGGAATTGTCGGCGATCCAGCAGACCAACTGA
- the atzF gene encoding allophanate hydrolase has translation MSQSVARSKTNSKTNSSANHETIAGNSSPPLETIERAYDRIEAERDRNCWIYLRPREEALEECRKLVARARTGENLPLLGIPFGVKDNIDVEGMPTTAACPAFSYTPWQSAHSVERLTAAGAICLGKTNLDQFATGLSGVRSPYGPCASVADARYVAGGSSSGSAVAVAAGHVAFALGTDTGGSGRIPAGFNNIVGIKPTVGLVSSRGLVPNCPTIDCVSVFCNSVSDGEAILDIIEGFDFEDPYSRLPRAAFLASGAAPSFRFGRIASVDLECFGMPECGELYERACERFVQIGGTAIEVDFAPFRQAGELMFSGPWVAERRSAIASLMDIDSGSLLDVTRTVLGSAAGYSAIDTFGAIHQLHRLRRDTEAIFAGIDALVVPTAPRPFTLEEMHGDPITLNNRLGYYSYFANLLDLCGVAIPNATLPNGMPMGVTLLAPAWHDRALIGLARRFEVSASGAAFELKSGA, from the coding sequence GTGAGTCAGTCTGTCGCGCGCTCCAAGACAAACTCCAAGACAAATTCCAGTGCAAATCACGAAACCATCGCCGGGAATTCGTCCCCGCCACTAGAGACGATCGAAAGGGCGTATGACCGGATCGAGGCGGAGCGCGACCGCAATTGCTGGATCTATCTCCGTCCGCGGGAGGAGGCGCTCGAAGAATGCCGTAAACTCGTGGCGCGCGCGCGGACAGGCGAAAATCTTCCGCTGCTCGGCATTCCCTTTGGTGTGAAGGACAATATCGATGTCGAGGGAATGCCGACCACCGCCGCATGCCCGGCGTTCAGCTACACGCCGTGGCAATCCGCGCACAGCGTCGAACGCCTCACCGCCGCCGGCGCAATTTGCCTGGGAAAGACCAATCTCGATCAGTTCGCCACCGGCCTGTCCGGCGTGCGTTCGCCCTACGGCCCCTGCGCGTCGGTTGCCGATGCGCGTTATGTTGCGGGCGGCTCCAGTTCCGGGTCCGCGGTTGCCGTCGCGGCCGGGCACGTCGCGTTCGCGCTCGGCACCGATACCGGCGGGTCCGGCCGCATACCTGCCGGCTTCAACAACATCGTCGGAATCAAGCCGACCGTTGGGCTGGTGTCGTCACGCGGGCTGGTGCCGAATTGCCCGACGATCGATTGCGTTTCGGTGTTCTGCAATAGCGTCAGCGATGGCGAGGCGATCCTCGACATTATCGAAGGGTTCGACTTCGAAGATCCCTACAGCCGCCTGCCCAGGGCTGCTTTTTTGGCCAGCGGGGCAGCGCCATCGTTCCGGTTCGGCCGCATTGCGTCCGTCGATCTCGAATGCTTCGGCATGCCCGAATGCGGTGAACTCTATGAGCGCGCCTGCGAGCGTTTCGTGCAGATCGGAGGAACGGCGATCGAGGTGGACTTCGCCCCGTTCCGCCAAGCCGGGGAGCTGATGTTCAGCGGACCATGGGTGGCGGAGCGGCGGTCGGCCATCGCTTCGCTCATGGACATCGATTCCGGCTCCTTGCTTGATGTCACGAGGACCGTGCTCGGCTCAGCCGCCGGCTATTCGGCGATCGACACCTTTGGTGCCATTCACCAGCTGCACCGGCTTCGCCGCGACACCGAGGCGATCTTCGCGGGCATCGATGCGCTGGTGGTCCCGACCGCGCCGCGGCCATTCACACTGGAGGAGATGCATGGCGATCCGATCACCCTCAACAATCGCCTCGGCTATTACTCGTACTTTGCCAATCTGCTCGACCTCTGCGGCGTGGCCATCCCGAACGCGACATTGCCGAACGGCATGCCGATGGGAGTGACCCTGCTGGCGCCGGCCTGGCATGATCGCGCGCTGATCGGATTAGCGCGGCGGTTCGAGGTCAGTGCAAGCGGAGCGGCGTTCGAATTGAAGTCCGGCGCCTGA